The Macrobrachium rosenbergii isolate ZJJX-2024 chromosome 8, ASM4041242v1, whole genome shotgun sequence genome includes a region encoding these proteins:
- the LOC136840840 gene encoding uncharacterized protein has translation MHSSGSRTVPVKLTLVGMAVIMLLLSSLVESVTEVFYRVGEKQTRGSRVLQVPIVVATRALCAGACAADIQKRTAIKLEFSCPTCIPAPPTGGSFWPHRCDPNDFIVGIASLTAFPDLDYMICTQVPGMSLTLSIGYTAINDARS, from the exons ATGCATTCGTCCGGCTCAAGAACTGTCCCAGTGAAACTGACCCTGGTAGGCATGGCAGTGATAATGTTATTACTTTCTTCGTTGGTCGAGAGCGTTACCGAAGTTTTCTACCGAGTCGGAGAGAAACAAACAAGAGGCTCTAGGGTATTGCAGGTGCCCATTGTTGTTGCAACTAGAGCTTTATGCGCCGGAGCCTGCGCAGCTG ACATACAGAAGAGGACGGCCATCAAGCTAGAGTTCAGTTGTCCTACTTGCATACCTGCCCCACCGACGGGTGGGTCATTTTGGCCCCACAGGTGTGACCCAAACGACTTCATCGTTGGGATTGCCTCCCTCACCGCTTTTCCAGACCTCGATTACATGATATGCACTCAGGTGCCAGGGATGTCATTGACGCTCTCCATTGGCTACACAGCCATCAACGACGCACGATCTTGA
- the LOC136841142 gene encoding uncharacterized protein, protein MAKTEELLRRRSVAKGWLPRSVNELQYLLRDDVSDSELLENAVSVFDKRLAVLDDLQAAVELGIGIADLEADIGETDRFHRSARQVRAEAAKRLKGVSTETDTASVSSKEKSEVKSRRLELPKYSGDLTEWQSFWERFDALVDQSELLVISKFSYLQSLLQGEALTVTQGLALTSCICVVNL, encoded by the coding sequence ATGGCAAAAACAGAGGAATTATTGAGGAGACGGTCGGTTGCCAAAGGTTGGTTGCCTCGATCTGTTAATGAGTTGCAGTATTTGTTGCGAGACGACGTTTCTGATAGCGAACTCTTAGAGAATGCAGTTAGTGTTTTTGATAAAAGACTAGCAGTTTTAGATGATCTTCAAGCAGCAGTGGAATTAGGAATAGGCATTGCTGATTTAGAGGCAGACATAGGTGAAACCGATAGATTTCATAGGAGTGCCAGACAGGTTAGGGCTGAAGCAGccaaacgtttgaaaggtgttagTACTGAGACTGACACTGCATCTGTTTCCAGTAAAGAGAAATCAGAAGTGAAGTCACGCAGATTAGAACTTCCCAAGTATTCTGGTGACTTGACTGAGTGGCAGTCCTTTTGGGAAAGATTTGATGCGTTAGTTGACCAGAGTGAGCTGCTAGTTATTAGCAAGTTTAGCTACTTGCAATCGTTGCTTCAAGGGGAAGCACTGACAGTTACTCAAGGTCTAGCACTTACTTCCTGTATTTGTGTTGTAAACCTTTAA